A section of the Ignavibacteriales bacterium genome encodes:
- a CDS encoding NAD-binding protein gives MSKFKFSQRLHYKFDNIMSRGAAALIGWLGIASLLLIVIASFIVVVGHIHPADTPEDMGFIEATWQSLMRAIDSGTIGGDIGWGYRIVMLGVTVGGIFVVSILIGVITSGIESRLDTMRKGRSFVIEKGHTLLLGWSNKIVPIISELIVANENQKNPSVVILAGKDKVEMEDEIREKIPNLKNTRVICRSGSPLDLTDLQIVNPNDAKSIIILAPEDNNPDIDVIKTVLAITNSPKRKTGKYHIVAEIKDEKNLEVGSIVGGEEAVLLLGEDLISRITVQTCRQSGLSVIYTELLDYGGDEIYFSREPKLIGKTYKDAIYSYEDSAIMGIKQGDGEVLINPPMDTVLTDGAEVIAVSEDDDTVRHSGKTSFGTIEDTIVNPVPAGQKPERTLIIGWNQSGDSIVTELDTYVAPGSEVVIVADTPFVENELNNINHRIGNQKITHIRGNTTSRDMLESLDLPSYDHIIVLCYSRIYDMQKSDAMTLITLLHLRDISQKLGTTFNIVSEMQDIGNKELAEVTKANDFIVSDRLISLMLAQLSESRDLKDVFDQLLNAEGSEIYLKPVTDYVKTGVEMDFYTVLESAARKGQTALGYRKSEHFDSPEHAYGVNLNPVKSKKITFNERDKVIVLAED, from the coding sequence ATGAGCAAATTCAAGTTTTCCCAGCGCCTCCATTACAAATTCGATAACATTATGTCCCGCGGCGCGGCGGCTCTTATCGGATGGCTCGGTATTGCATCGCTTTTGCTTATCGTCATTGCAAGCTTCATTGTGGTCGTCGGGCACATTCATCCGGCAGATACACCTGAAGATATGGGATTCATCGAAGCCACATGGCAGAGCCTGATGCGTGCAATAGATTCGGGAACTATAGGCGGTGATATAGGCTGGGGATACAGGATTGTAATGCTGGGCGTAACTGTGGGCGGTATATTCGTCGTCAGTATTCTTATAGGTGTAATAACAAGCGGTATAGAGTCCAGGCTCGATACCATGCGCAAGGGACGGTCATTCGTGATAGAGAAAGGACACACGCTCTTACTGGGCTGGTCTAATAAGATCGTACCCATAATATCAGAACTTATCGTAGCTAACGAAAACCAGAAAAACCCCTCCGTTGTCATACTTGCCGGTAAAGACAAAGTTGAAATGGAGGACGAGATACGTGAAAAAATTCCTAACTTAAAAAATACACGGGTGATCTGCCGGAGCGGAAGCCCCCTCGACCTTACCGACCTGCAGATCGTAAATCCAAACGATGCTAAATCCATTATCATACTTGCGCCGGAAGACAATAACCCCGACATCGATGTCATAAAAACCGTTCTCGCAATTACGAACAGTCCTAAACGAAAGACCGGAAAATACCACATCGTCGCCGAAATAAAAGACGAAAAGAATCTAGAGGTTGGAAGCATAGTCGGTGGTGAAGAAGCCGTGCTCCTGCTCGGCGAAGACCTCATCTCCCGTATTACAGTGCAGACGTGCCGGCAGTCCGGGCTCAGCGTTATCTATACGGAACTCCTGGACTACGGTGGTGACGAGATCTACTTCTCCCGCGAGCCAAAGCTCATCGGCAAAACATACAAAGACGCAATCTACTCTTACGAAGACTCTGCCATTATGGGCATAAAACAGGGCGACGGCGAAGTGCTGATTAATCCGCCGATGGATACGGTGCTGACCGACGGCGCCGAGGTAATTGCTGTCTCAGAAGATGACGACACCGTCCGCCATTCCGGGAAGACCTCATTCGGCACTATCGAAGACACCATCGTGAATCCCGTTCCCGCGGGGCAAAAGCCCGAACGGACTCTCATTATCGGGTGGAACCAGTCCGGCGACTCTATCGTGACGGAACTCGATACATACGTTGCGCCGGGATCGGAAGTCGTGATCGTGGCTGATACCCCCTTCGTAGAAAACGAGCTGAACAATATTAACCACAGGATCGGTAATCAGAAGATCACTCACATTCGCGGAAACACCACCTCGCGTGACATGCTCGAATCGCTGGATCTCCCGTCCTACGACCATATTATCGTCCTCTGCTACTCCCGTATATACGACATGCAAAAGTCCGACGCAATGACGCTCATCACGCTTCTCCATTTGCGCGATATTTCGCAGAAGCTCGGCACAACCTTTAATATAGTGAGTGAGATGCAGGACATCGGTAATAAGGAACTTGCGGAGGTCACAAAGGCGAACGACTTCATCGTTAGCGACCGTCTCATCAGCCTCATGCTTGCCCAGCTCTCCGAGAGCCGGGACTTAAAGGATGTCTTCGATCAACTGCTCAACGCGGAGGGTTCGGAGATATATCTAAAACCTGTGACGGACTATGTAAAGACCGGTGTGGAGATGGATTTTTATACGGTGCTGGAGTCGGCGGCGCGCAAGGGGCAGACCGCGCTCGGCTACCGCAAGTCCGAGCACTTCGACAGCCCGGAACACGCTTACGGTGTGAACCTCAACCCTGTAAAGTCAAAGAAAATTACATTCAATGAGCGCGATAAGGTGATCGTGCTGGCGGAGGATTAA
- a CDS encoding DUF4160 domain-containing protein: MEAIIFIDEVEDVTYTMNFEKITNLYYPHFIAEYGEYSVKVALDLSIIEGVLPDGKIHGVINWAKENRSFLESMWGKLIKRKINHLIMKKAV, from the coding sequence ATGGAAGCGATCATATTTATAGACGAAGTAGAAGATGTTACATACACAATGAATTTTGAAAAGATCACGAACCTATACTATCCTCATTTCATAGCAGAGTATGGGGAATACTCTGTTAAGGTTGCACTTGACCTCTCGATCATCGAGGGTGTATTGCCGGACGGAAAGATCCACGGGGTGATAAACTGGGCGAAAGAAAATAGGAGTTTCCTCGAAAGCATGTGGGGGAAACTGATAAAGCGGAAAATAAACCATTTAATAATGAAGAAGGCGGTTTAA
- the dinB gene encoding DNA polymerase IV, which produces MDIGSNEKKRVIFHIDMDAFFASCEEAINPKLREKPLVVGGTKKDLRGIVTCPNYKARKLGVKTAMPLFKAIKLAPDAVFIRGTRGLYGDYSKKVRVIFENYTSQIQPISIDEAYMDVTDVLFNYEYDAQKLAQAIKDEIKNTLDITCSIGISGTKLCSKIASDFNKPDGITYVEPGKEKEFLAGLKIERIPGVGKKLQEKLLKYNIEYIRDILKYDVEFYEREIGHYSSFLLRVANGVDNREVHTESGDRKSLSKETTLNENTDDIEFLKKQMNYLLERSCALMRKNGIKARTITVKVKYFDFKINQKSFTTVKYSNLEPDFYSDAVILLNKLMERGKKVRLIGVRFNELIDEDKAIQESLFYDTDKFEKITEKIDKIREKYNFNVIKFGKNF; this is translated from the coding sequence ATGGATATTGGGTCAAATGAAAAAAAGCGTGTTATATTCCACATCGATATGGATGCTTTTTTTGCGTCGTGCGAAGAGGCGATCAATCCTAAGCTGAGGGAAAAGCCTCTTGTGGTCGGCGGTACGAAGAAGGATCTGCGGGGGATAGTAACGTGTCCGAATTACAAGGCGAGGAAGCTGGGAGTAAAGACGGCGATGCCATTATTTAAGGCGATAAAGCTGGCACCCGATGCGGTGTTCATCCGCGGGACGAGGGGATTGTACGGCGACTATTCAAAGAAGGTGAGAGTGATATTCGAGAATTACACTTCACAGATACAACCGATCAGCATAGATGAAGCATACATGGATGTGACGGACGTGCTTTTTAATTATGAGTATGACGCGCAGAAACTAGCCCAAGCAATAAAGGACGAAATAAAAAATACGCTGGACATTACATGTTCGATAGGAATATCGGGGACGAAGCTTTGCTCGAAGATCGCATCGGATTTTAACAAGCCGGACGGGATAACTTATGTAGAGCCGGGAAAGGAAAAGGAGTTCCTTGCCGGTCTAAAGATAGAGAGAATACCGGGGGTCGGTAAGAAGTTACAAGAGAAGCTTCTCAAATATAATATCGAATACATTCGTGATATATTGAAATATGACGTTGAGTTTTATGAAAGGGAGATAGGGCATTATTCGTCGTTCTTATTGAGGGTGGCTAATGGTGTCGACAACAGGGAAGTCCACACAGAGAGCGGTGACAGGAAATCGCTTTCGAAGGAGACGACGCTGAATGAGAATACGGACGATATTGAATTTTTAAAGAAGCAGATGAACTATTTATTGGAGAGGTCATGCGCGCTTATGAGAAAGAATGGAATTAAGGCAAGGACGATCACGGTGAAGGTGAAGTACTTCGATTTTAAAATAAATCAAAAATCATTTACGACGGTAAAGTATTCCAATCTCGAACCGGATTTTTATAGTGACGCGGTGATACTCCTAAACAAGTTAATGGAAAGGGGAAAGAAAGTTAGGCTAATAGGTGTAAGGTTCAATGAATTGATAGATGAAGACAAAGCGATACAGGAAAGTTTATTCTACGATACGGATAAGTTTGAAAAGATCACGGAGAAAATAGACAAGATAAGGGAGAAATATAATTTTAATGTAATAAAGTTCGGGAAGAATTTTTAG
- a CDS encoding T9SS type A sorting domain-containing protein: MSRIWTKILLLTILTGFFSSGYIYADDYYGWRKFQNSKFNGEIKALEVYNGDLIAGGTFSSINGVPVYGLARWTGDHWESMGAVKNTEIYSLAVWNGSLVVGGKFNVIDAVTAKNIAKWNGTSWSALGNGLNNNVNALTVYNSKLIAGGKFTSSGSTQVKRVGTWSGSSWSETGDGLNADVNVLIVNDGMLTAGGNFTGKVAELHGSDWKNAGIGLTDEVNALTVLDGKLVAGGKFSKHIAQLSIGIWWTLGSGVEDDVNALQTISGKLVAGGKFRYAGSSQDQFFVNRIASWDGNSWGKFASGMSGSVSAIKTYNSNIVAAGNFWSAGGDTAYNIAIWKPVPYRTIQGRILYSDNNEPVPHGVVYACKLDIYSKKIVYLDTADVGSVGHQSGEYILDRVPEGECDIILTFPDDEDDSYPSGTSDFIYVPTYYPESNSWITATRLPLFQSLSNIDIHVQRIISSDDLSSAIGSVNGTANLNYIPEGYPSTGSFDYKAGTIVFLKRSGSFYSYDVSGEDQKFYFDSIETGQYTLIADRMGYSTITMLFMVSQNTNVSFTLDTLSVLTNVGNGTEVPSKYTLYQNYPNPFNPSSTIRFDIPENSNVKLKIYDMLGREVISLYDGFMSAGSYEATWNASRYSSGVYFYRLEADGFIQTKRMVLVK; this comes from the coding sequence TTGAGTAGAATCTGGACTAAAATATTATTACTTACTATCCTGACGGGATTTTTCTCCAGCGGGTATATTTATGCTGATGATTATTATGGATGGAGAAAATTTCAGAACAGTAAATTTAACGGAGAGATAAAAGCCTTAGAAGTTTATAACGGCGACCTGATAGCGGGCGGAACATTTTCCTCAATAAACGGTGTGCCGGTTTATGGACTTGCAAGGTGGACGGGCGATCATTGGGAATCAATGGGCGCAGTTAAGAATACAGAGATATATTCGCTTGCTGTATGGAACGGATCATTAGTGGTCGGCGGAAAATTTAATGTAATCGATGCAGTTACGGCGAAGAACATAGCAAAATGGAACGGTACAAGCTGGTCAGCGCTCGGAAACGGTCTTAATAATAATGTAAACGCGTTAACTGTATATAATAGCAAACTCATAGCGGGCGGTAAGTTTACAAGCTCTGGTTCGACACAGGTAAAGAGAGTTGGTACATGGAGCGGATCGTCATGGTCTGAAACAGGAGACGGCTTGAATGCAGATGTAAACGTACTGATAGTAAATGACGGGATGCTGACAGCCGGAGGAAATTTCACAGGCAAAGTCGCAGAGCTTCACGGTTCGGATTGGAAGAATGCCGGAATCGGATTAACGGATGAAGTGAATGCACTCACGGTTTTAGATGGTAAGCTAGTTGCAGGCGGAAAGTTTAGTAAGCACATCGCGCAGCTTTCGATCGGTATATGGTGGACGCTCGGTTCCGGTGTAGAAGATGATGTAAATGCTCTTCAAACAATAAGCGGTAAGTTAGTAGCCGGAGGTAAATTCAGGTATGCCGGCAGTTCTCAGGATCAATTTTTTGTGAACAGGATCGCAAGCTGGGATGGGAATAGCTGGGGGAAATTCGCAAGTGGCATGAGCGGAAGTGTCAGCGCGATAAAGACATATAATTCAAATATAGTTGCGGCAGGTAATTTCTGGTCAGCAGGGGGAGATACAGCATATAATATAGCAATATGGAAGCCTGTACCTTACAGGACGATCCAAGGAAGAATTTTATATAGTGACAACAACGAGCCAGTTCCACATGGTGTGGTATACGCGTGTAAGCTGGATATATATTCAAAAAAGATTGTGTATCTCGATACGGCTGATGTGGGAAGCGTCGGCCATCAATCGGGTGAATACATCCTGGACAGAGTACCGGAAGGAGAATGCGACATTATCTTAACGTTTCCGGACGATGAAGATGACAGCTATCCTTCCGGAACCTCTGATTTTATATATGTACCAACATATTATCCAGAATCAAATTCATGGATAACGGCGACAAGATTACCATTATTCCAGAGTTTATCTAACATAGATATTCATGTACAGAGGATAATAAGCAGTGATGATCTATCGTCGGCAATAGGTTCAGTAAACGGAACAGCAAATCTAAACTATATACCAGAGGGTTATCCGTCTACCGGTTCATTCGATTACAAAGCGGGTACGATAGTATTTTTAAAGAGAAGCGGTAGTTTTTATTCATATGATGTCAGCGGGGAAGATCAAAAGTTCTATTTCGATTCGATAGAGACCGGGCAATATACATTAATAGCGGACAGGATGGGTTACTCGACGATAACAATGCTATTTATGGTATCACAAAATACGAATGTATCGTTCACACTGGATACTCTGAGTGTTCTCACGAATGTGGGAAATGGTACGGAAGTTCCATCCAAATATACACTATACCAGAACTATCCAAATCCGTTCAACCCGTCATCGACGATAAGATTTGACATACCCGAAAATTCTAATGTAAAGCTTAAGATATACGATATGCTTGGCAGGGAAGTAATTTCGTTATATGATGGATTTATGTCTGCCGGAAGCTATGAGGCGACATGGAATGCATCGAGATATTCGAGCGGAGTGTATTTCTATAGACTGGAAGCGGACGGCTTCATACAAACAAAAAGAATGGTGTTGGTTAAATAA
- a CDS encoding GIY-YIG nuclease family protein, which yields MPRNYYIYILANKTHSVLYTGVTNNLIARVLQHKEQKTEGFTKRYKVTKLVYYESTTDVSQAITREKQIKGGSRQKKIELVKSLNPEWKDLSNDFI from the coding sequence ATGCCAAGAAACTATTATATATACATTCTCGCAAATAAGACTCACTCTGTTCTATATACCGGTGTAACCAATAACCTCATTGCGCGTGTACTTCAGCATAAAGAACAAAAAACAGAGGGCTTTACTAAAAGGTACAAGGTTACAAAACTGGTTTACTACGAATCCACAACAGATGTCAGTCAAGCTATTACACGTGAGAAACAGATCAAAGGCGGATCGAGGCAAAAGAAAATAGAGCTGGTTAAATCACTAAATCCAGAATGGAAAGATCTCTCTAATGATTTCATATGA
- a CDS encoding KTSC domain-containing protein translates to MNNIEMIDVRSSTIRSIGYDYVEEILVVEFKNRSIYEYYNVSEMIFQNFLDARSKGTYLGKHIRDKYKYKRIK, encoded by the coding sequence ATGAATAATATTGAAATGATAGATGTTCGTTCATCTACAATAAGAAGTATTGGATATGATTATGTTGAAGAAATTCTAGTTGTAGAATTTAAGAACAGATCTATATATGAATATTATAATGTTTCTGAAATGATTTTTCAAAATTTCTTAGATGCAAGATCAAAAGGAACATATTTAGGTAAGCATATCAGAGATAAATATAAATATAAAAGAATTAAATGA
- the paaJ gene encoding phenylacetate-CoA oxygenase subunit PaaJ: MLTKEKILTALHDVKDPEIPKLSVVDLGVITGVEILSDNTVGVTNVRVQMTPTFAGCPALNVMKDDIKTRLEAMPEIDSAEVNVSFDTRWSTDMITDEGRRILKESGFAPPHVLGEQLVQIDILKDAECPFCGSKDTELRNSFGPTLCRAIHYCNHCKQAFEQFKPV; encoded by the coding sequence ATGCTTACGAAAGAAAAAATACTGACAGCCCTGCACGATGTAAAAGACCCGGAGATACCAAAGCTCTCCGTAGTAGACCTCGGTGTGATAACCGGAGTCGAAATTCTATCGGACAACACAGTAGGAGTTACCAACGTAAGGGTTCAAATGACGCCGACCTTCGCGGGATGTCCCGCGCTCAACGTAATGAAAGACGACATCAAAACGCGCCTCGAAGCCATGCCGGAGATAGATTCCGCTGAAGTCAATGTCTCCTTCGATACAAGGTGGTCTACGGATATGATCACCGATGAGGGCAGGCGCATACTAAAAGAGTCCGGCTTCGCCCCGCCCCACGTGCTGGGGGAACAGCTCGTCCAGATAGACATACTAAAGGACGCCGAATGCCCCTTCTGCGGAAGCAAGGACACCGAACTCCGCAACTCCTTCGGTCCAACACTTTGCCGTGCCATACACTACTGCAATCACTGCAAGCAGGCTTTCGAGCAGTTCAAACCTGTCTGA
- a CDS encoding carboxypeptidase regulatory-like domain-containing protein yields the protein MKTTKIFLFPLFFAVLFIFSFNVNADSSFKPQSNVSGTVYGKGQPLAGITVMIYQHNRSNVLGTTVTDGGGNYSFTGISGEIDLLICFPEDEDEDFVSTWYTSATDQSGATAINVTSDMSGINITAIAK from the coding sequence ATGAAAACCACAAAAATCTTTTTGTTTCCGCTTTTTTTTGCTGTCCTATTTATTTTTAGTTTTAATGTAAATGCAGACTCATCTTTTAAACCACAGTCTAATGTGAGTGGAACCGTTTATGGCAAAGGTCAACCCCTTGCAGGAATAACTGTAATGATCTATCAACATAACAGGTCAAACGTTTTAGGTACTACTGTAACGGACGGTGGAGGTAACTATTCATTTACAGGTATATCAGGGGAAATAGATTTACTAATATGCTTTCCAGAAGACGAAGATGAAGATTTTGTGTCAACATGGTACACATCGGCTACCGATCAAAGCGGCGCAACGGCAATCAATGTAACCTCCGATATGAGCGGTATTAATATTACTGCAATTGCAAAATAA
- a CDS encoding TrmB family transcriptional regulator: MKDKIQKLENLGFTVNESKVFMSLMSGKVMTATEIADSANIPRTSVYEILKSFTEKGICNEIETPTKNKYEIIDPEVVKDKIEREIKRSNMVRLDSLENTFNEFKALYKADSEEESSHDIELLRGFNKHRQLRVEQLIKSSNEQILLMNRLRAVVSKEQGDEVKKFFKRGGELKAIYEITKDFKVKIDNKWTEITKEELIDLCEQFEKDGVKTRFAKTVSQNAMVFDRETVFLNILKEVKGKPEASDIIVKNTSFADLICYTFDKLWEESMTLNEFKKTLKK, encoded by the coding sequence ATGAAAGACAAAATACAAAAGCTAGAAAATCTAGGATTCACTGTAAACGAGTCGAAGGTATTCATGTCGCTAATGAGCGGCAAAGTGATGACCGCGACCGAGATAGCTGATTCGGCTAATATTCCGAGGACGTCTGTATATGAGATATTAAAATCGTTCACTGAAAAGGGTATATGCAATGAGATAGAGACACCGACGAAGAACAAGTACGAGATCATTGATCCTGAGGTAGTAAAAGACAAAATTGAAAGGGAGATAAAAAGGTCCAATATGGTGAGGCTCGATTCGCTCGAGAACACCTTTAACGAGTTCAAAGCTTTATACAAAGCTGACTCAGAAGAGGAAAGTTCCCACGATATCGAGCTTCTCCGGGGCTTTAATAAGCACCGCCAGTTAAGAGTTGAGCAATTGATAAAGAGCTCAAACGAGCAGATACTTTTGATGAATAGGTTAAGGGCGGTTGTTTCTAAAGAACAGGGAGATGAAGTAAAGAAGTTCTTCAAAAGGGGTGGCGAGTTGAAAGCCATCTATGAGATAACAAAAGATTTTAAGGTCAAGATAGATAACAAGTGGACCGAGATAACTAAAGAGGAGTTGATAGATCTTTGCGAGCAATTTGAAAAGGACGGAGTAAAGACGAGATTTGCAAAAACCGTATCCCAGAACGCAATGGTGTTTGATAGGGAAACGGTTTTTTTGAATATATTAAAAGAAGTAAAGGGAAAACCTGAAGCAAGTGACATTATAGTTAAGAACACTAGCTTTGCCGATCTGATATGCTATACATTTGATAAGCTATGGGAGGAGTCTATGACACTAAACGAATTTAAAAAGACTTTAAAAAAATGA
- a CDS encoding PEGA domain-containing protein: protein MKQLITLILLVTVSSYMFAGCATIFEGTKEDVDLSSEPPGANVYVNGQNRGKTPLTLNLKKGKEYNIEFRKDGFETKLFVLQYSLGAGWLILDILAGLIGIIVDASTGAWNGFETNAYKAILDEKQ, encoded by the coding sequence ATGAAACAACTCATCACATTAATCTTATTAGTTACCGTTAGTTCCTACATGTTCGCCGGTTGCGCGACTATTTTTGAGGGAACTAAGGAAGATGTTGACTTATCCAGCGAACCTCCTGGAGCAAATGTCTATGTTAACGGGCAAAACAGAGGTAAGACACCACTCACTTTGAATCTCAAGAAAGGTAAAGAGTATAACATTGAATTCAGGAAGGACGGATTTGAAACGAAGTTATTTGTATTGCAGTATTCACTTGGCGCCGGTTGGTTGATACTCGATATACTCGCCGGTCTTATTGGAATAATTGTTGATGCTTCGACGGGTGCCTGGAACGGCTTCGAAACGAATGCATACAAGGCGATCCTGGACGAAAAGCAATAA
- a CDS encoding AAA family ATPase produces the protein MIVESLKIENFRCFKEEEIFFDKYNCFVGANGAGKSTILCALNIFFRHSKDTKIDVNNISMDDFHHKNIEDDIRITVTFTDLSDKAKEELSDYVRHDKLIITTEAKFNKETGEVEVKQYGNRLGFNDFRKYFEKFKENASADELKDIYGKLKEKYNDLPNVKTKVRMKDALQEYESQREDKCIVIKSEDHFYGFTRVSKLAPFVQWVFIPASKDFIEESEESRYSSLGVLLERTIRGRVNFYENIKEMMNDVTEKYNKMVDDHQAVLKDISEKLQKRLAKWYKPNIQALLEWKRDVERAISIDEPHAFLKIKERGFESELTRFGHGLQRSYMLALLEEISTLDVENSPTLIMGIEEPEIYQHPPQIRYLAETLIDLAEKDSQILVCTHSPLFIPGDDFEKIRIVKENGDPSFTTIKYLKYEELAEELAKIDDKPVKSSGIVAKMYPSLNPIINEMYFCKILILVEGEADLAYLTSYLILTEKLNYFRELGCHIVYTNGKNRLIKPLIIARLLEIPCFVIFDGDTDKTSESEIAKHREDNKNILKIQGHENEDEWPTENIYKDNLVCWKENIEKTIQVELGENFDIYKREAFKFYDNVGDLKKNPLAIAKMLDIAWDKGVRSKTLSDLVERILKFALN, from the coding sequence ATGATTGTAGAATCATTAAAAATTGAGAATTTTCGTTGTTTTAAAGAAGAGGAAATCTTTTTTGATAAATATAATTGCTTTGTTGGAGCTAATGGTGCAGGAAAGTCTACTATTTTATGTGCGTTGAACATCTTTTTTAGACATTCTAAAGATACAAAAATAGATGTCAATAACATTTCGATGGATGATTTTCACCATAAAAATATAGAGGACGATATTAGGATTACTGTTACATTTACAGACCTGTCTGATAAAGCAAAAGAAGAACTGTCAGATTATGTTAGACATGATAAACTTATTATTACAACTGAGGCGAAATTCAATAAGGAAACAGGGGAAGTTGAAGTAAAGCAGTATGGGAATCGCTTAGGATTTAATGATTTTAGAAAATATTTTGAGAAGTTTAAAGAAAATGCATCTGCCGATGAGTTAAAAGATATCTATGGTAAATTAAAAGAAAAATATAATGATCTTCCTAATGTAAAAACGAAAGTTAGAATGAAAGATGCTTTGCAAGAATATGAATCTCAAAGGGAAGACAAATGTATAGTGATAAAAAGTGAAGATCATTTTTATGGTTTTACTAGGGTGAGTAAGTTAGCACCTTTCGTTCAATGGGTATTTATACCCGCGTCTAAGGATTTTATAGAAGAAAGTGAAGAGTCAAGATATTCTTCTCTCGGAGTATTATTAGAGAGAACAATACGCGGAAGAGTTAATTTTTATGAAAATATAAAAGAAATGATGAATGATGTTACTGAAAAGTATAATAAAATGGTAGATGATCATCAAGCAGTGTTGAAAGACATTTCCGAAAAACTTCAAAAAAGACTTGCCAAATGGTACAAACCAAATATTCAGGCTTTACTTGAATGGAAGCGTGATGTGGAGAGAGCAATAAGCATTGATGAGCCACATGCGTTTTTAAAAATTAAAGAGCGAGGATTTGAAAGCGAATTAACAAGATTTGGGCATGGGTTGCAACGTTCATACATGCTAGCATTGTTAGAAGAAATTTCGACTTTGGATGTTGAGAATTCACCCACTCTCATAATGGGAATAGAAGAACCAGAAATTTACCAACATCCGCCACAAATACGATACCTTGCGGAAACATTAATTGATTTGGCTGAAAAGGATTCACAAATTCTTGTATGTACTCACAGTCCATTATTTATTCCCGGCGATGATTTTGAAAAGATAAGAATCGTGAAAGAGAATGGTGATCCAAGTTTTACAACAATAAAATATTTAAAGTATGAAGAATTGGCTGAAGAGCTTGCTAAAATTGATGATAAACCTGTTAAATCTTCAGGGATTGTTGCTAAAATGTATCCGTCTTTGAATCCTATAATAAATGAAATGTATTTTTGTAAAATATTAATTTTAGTTGAAGGTGAAGCGGATTTAGCTTATTTAACATCATATTTAATTTTAACAGAAAAATTAAATTATTTTAGAGAACTTGGGTGTCATATAGTTTACACAAATGGAAAAAATAGATTGATTAAGCCACTAATAATTGCTCGTCTTCTAGAAATTCCTTGTTTTGTGATATTTGATGGAGATACAGATAAGACTAGTGAAAGTGAGATTGCGAAACATAGAGAAGACAATAAAAATATATTAAAAATACAAGGTCATGAAAACGAAGACGAATGGCCAACTGAAAACATTTATAAAGACAATTTAGTCTGTTGGAAAGAAAATATAGAAAAAACAATTCAGGTTGAATTAGGGGAAAATTTTGATATATACAAGAGGGAAGCCTTTAAATTCTATGACAACGTTGGCGATTTGAAAAAAAATCCATTGGCAATTGCAAAAATGTTAGATATAGCGTGGGATAAAGGTGTGAGATCTAAGACATTGTCTGATTTAGTTGAAAGAATACTGAAATTTGCACTAAATTAA